In Anopheles bellator chromosome 2, idAnoBellAS_SP24_06.2, whole genome shotgun sequence, the genomic stretch TTGGAGGCCAATTTAATTggaaatttgtgtttttcttctctgtcaCGTGACACAACCCATTAAAATGGCAATAATTCAAAACTGAAAAACCAATTAGGAGCACAAAATGCTTCACCCGGACCCATTGTTTCGGTCTCCGCTCTAGCGAAAAGCATATCAATCCGCGCCCAACTGTAGAGCACTGCAgggtaacaaaaaaattgcttAACTTTCGTATTCAGAATAATTTAACCAGCAGCATGGTCGGTTGGTGTAATAAAAACAGCGCACTTGGGTCACGGTTAGTTAAAGTACTGAAAAGAATTTAGTATGATGAAGCTGTAGTCGTAAAATTCGTCTACATTTGTAAAAATGCTTTAAATGCATCCCGAGCCAGACCGAGCTAAAAATGCACCGATCCGAAAACTATGCACATTGTGGCGCTACGACTTTAACTGCCTCTTTAACGGTCCCAGCGACAGGTCCGAAAGACAATCGAAGCCACGGACGAGAGCTGAGTTAGCAAAACTTCATTACTCTGAACGTAAGCAGCGTCGGTTGGGTACACGAAGCGTGGCTAGCCATTTTTCAACGATCCTGATCGTAATTGAAATTGTAAGATCCAGGCTTCCGATGGCGCTGCTGATAGCACCCGGAACTGGGTGTGTGTGCACTCTGTAAAGTTTTTCGCGTGCCGCGGGCTGATCGGAGAATTTCTATTTTCTGCATCGAACCGAGGGAAAGATGAAATGGAGGAACGATTTAAGTAGCGTCCTTAACTTGCCTTCTGGCGGTgtggaaaaactttctctTGAGCCAGGCGCACCTCGAACAATCGATAGTAGCAGCATTCCATCGTGTCGGCCCCaaaaggaaatcgaaaagcGAAGAAGGAACCGCTGGTCGTGATGAATGTCTTAATTAAATGCGAAATACAACGCGGAAGTTGTAGAGCTCCAAAACGCATGCTTTAGGGACAAGATtctgcgaaacgaaacgaatgctccaaatatcaattttattttcgttcgaaaTTGTTTGTCCTATTCAAACACGAACCTATCATTCCGGCAACTTGCTTTTGCATCAGTGTCAACATTTCCTTCGGACCGCTCCcgcttgtgtttgtttacttcttgtgtttgtttcgtcctttttgggtgtTCATTCAGAGCGATTCATGGGGACAGAACTTAGACAGAAATGGATTTGGTCCCTGTTTCAAATTTGAACACACACATTCAGACTGGGACAACATTCGAGCCTTCTTGAGGATATTGATAATTTATGTGGCCTTCGGCTTTCGTGGAATCAAGCAGTACGATAGTCAAGCTTTTGCGTTAAGGTTAGGTAAGCGGTAAGGTAACTCAGTTATAAGAAGCCTCCGATTCCGAAGTCTTGCgattaattaataataaaaataataccaAAATGTTTCTGTTGACCAATAACTGTAAAACACACGCCAGAATAGTGAATTGGCCTGAAGCTTGtttaaaatgaatttcttGTTAGACAACTTAATTTAAACAATGCCAAGTTCGAATGAGAAGCAATGCTGTAAATACTTTCTATGCTCGTCATCAGACCAACATTACGAGGAATAATTGTGCCACGCACAGCATCCAAATGAAGGACTTCGGAATACCTCTGGTGAATGAATCACGGATGAATGAACATCCCGTAACCCCCGTAACGGTCAGCTAGCATGCGATTCCGTTGACCACAACCGGTGTCCCGATCACTCATATCCGGCTATTTAGGCACCACAGAATGGCCGACGTCAATGCCGAGTGGGCAAAACTATTTCACTCTCGAACGGAATCGGAGGCATGAGTTCTCTGTGGCCTACGCGCCGTCCAACACTTGTCGATGGGAATGTTGTAATGGTCAGGTACGGGGGAAATGTTTCTGTTGTTTATATCTCAATTAACTGACTAATGAAGATTCTTGTCCATCGCTGGGCCAACGCCATCAACCAGAAGgtagttcggttcggttcgccaaCTCCCGGTAGACCTGAACCCGTCaggccacccaccaccggcaacgacCATAAGGAATGGAGATAGCCAAACCCACTGAACTTCACTCCCGAGACGACTCCGAATAAGCCGGAGTCCCATGCGTGAGGGTGTGCGGAAGTTATCACACAGAAGGGCCTCGTAGGTCTTCTTGGCATGCTTGGGGAATGTCTCATTCCTCGGATCGTGTATCCGGAAGACGCACCGTAAAAAGCGATGACGGTTTTCATACCTTTCCCTGACACTGACGTCTTCCTAAGCCAACACACCATGTAGTGGCTAGAAATTTCGTGAATTTGAATGCCTCTACACCTGTCGCCCCAGACCAACCAGTTTCACCGGGTTGTTGGGATTCCAAGGAAGGATTCAATTTTTGCTAGCTAGAATGTCCGTATGTCTGCTGCGATGGGTGACCTTTCCCAGAGCGGAAAATCGATATCTCCTGTTGTTGCCAGGGAGACTATGCTGTCTCTAGTTAGTTAATTTGTTGACAGGAACCCAAGCCTTCTGATCTAGGAGTCTGGGAATCAACGACAGTGCTaataaatgtcaaaatcaATTAACTCGCTTTTTCCGAGGTTCCGAGCGCAAAGGATGCTTCGAGGTGTTTCAGGGTTTAATTttcggaaacaattttcacaaatttcGTTCCGGACAGTAGCCGTCTCGTATCACACGGGTAGAGTACACAGAAGTGTTAAAGTTAACGATTCACGAAAAGTGGAACAATTCAATCACGTTGAAATTGTGTCGCGAGAAAATCCGTCCTCGAACCACTAATTCGATAATCTACAAAATCGATTTATTATCAACTCATCCTGAATCTTCCCCGGAGTAGAGCGGTAGAGCCATCTTGGGCCCAGAATCCGGAAAAATGCGGTACCGATACTCTGCGAACGAAGCTTTTCGACGAATCTTGCGATGGTCCATAATTTATCAGTTCATTGGAGGGGTCAGCTGCCTGATTGACAGCGAGTCTGGCTACgtaacggtgacggtgagtCGATGTGGTAATGTTTTGTTAGGTTCGTGATCTTCAGTAGCCGCTGCCGTTGGCGCTGGGAAGTTGTAATCGATAAAGTTTCAATTTGTTGCCAATGCTGTATAATCTGTGCGATTAATTGACCCAAGTTTGGGAATTCGACGTCCGAACTGGGGCACTCTTGTCGGATCGCGATGGACACCACCGCCGTGACCGCATAAGACCGTCAAGTTGCCAGGGGTTGATGAAATTAATTAGCGTTAATCACTGCCTCGCTAGTGCCGTGGCGACGCATTGTCCGAGTTATGGACAAAAGTCAGCACACCCTAAGCCACGGGCTTAGAGAGTGTGCTTTGGCCCAGTGTTGGTTTGAAGTTGGTCAAATGGGAcctaatgaaatgaaatccgGCAGATACATCCCACTTATCAACGACCGACATGATTGCGGGGTCGTTAATCGCTAATGAGGAACAAAGTTTTGCCGGCATTGGCGGCGTGCGGTAGCATAAGTGGGCCTAGTAATGAtttgaaataaacaaacaacttaGCCGAAATGTAGGTTAACGTCCGGACCGCACTTTCGGCTAGCGTACTAACATCCCATTGGCTTCTTCTCCAACCCCTAAGGACCCTGCAAAATGTCGGCGAACCCGTCGGTGGAGCTCGGCCCGTTTGCGGCAGCCGCGCCTTGGAGAAGCGGGCACGGCTCTCGCGCTCCCTCACCCTGCCCCTGTTCAACTTCCCCGGCGCCGGAGCATTCAGCAAGCCGCAACCACCGGAAAACACTCCCTTCAAGGCATCCTCCAGTGAGTAATTTTCCGACGCTGAAGCGGAATGAAATATTCACAGCCCGCCAGCAACTAATTCGCGAATGACTAGCGTGGATGATTGGCGTATAGGCGCTAAAGTCGTTCCCTTCCTTCTGTTTACTCCGgtttccggccggtcggtcttCTGCAGATAACTTCCTGTATGAGTCGAAGCTCGCCACTAGCACCACCCCGATCAGTAGCAGCCCGAAAATCCTACTAACGGCCGACGACAACACGTTCGACTACCGGAGGAAGTCgtccggcggcagcagcatcttcGCCGCCGGAAGCTCCGTCCTCGGACCGTCGGAACCGCACATCTACGAGTTCGACGAAAAACGGTCCAGCGGCGATGGTTCGGTTGTTATCAGGTGagacttttctttttgctttgattttgcTTCCCTCGCCGAGTAAATATTGGCAGCGCTTGGATGGATAAAGTCGGTAAGTTTGCGGTGGGACTAATGCAATATGCCGGTGTTTTATCGAGGATCTCCCGAGCCGTGCCCAGTTGGTTTAGTTTTAGTTTCAGTGTACTTTTGCTGAAAGTCCCAAAGTTAGCTCCCTCGCCGAGTGACACCACGGCATCCCAGCGGCAGGAAACCATCGAAATGGCgctaattcaatttcatttcgtaaATACTTACTTCTGTTTGCTCTCATTTTCTATCCTTCTCTGCTAGTATCACCTCGCCCGGGACGTATCCACCGATACCGACGTCGAAATCCTTTGGCCTTTCGTCGTTAAATTTTGTCAATTTCAATAATGTAGCCAACAGCGGAACACCGTccacggtcggtggtggctttTTCGGCAGTCCCGGGAATAGTTGTAACCTGGCGAGCAGCGCGGGATTGGCCGGAAGTAGTGGATACGGcggtgccggagccggtgcgAAACGCGGAAGTGACGTGAGCGTTACCGGTGGGTCGGCGCAACTGATAAGCAACAGCACAAACAGTGCCATCTACCGGCTGGCCCGTATTATCAACCAGACAACGAAAACCAATAGCAACTGTCTGCAGCACTCGGTCAACGATGACAGTGCTCGCCGGCTGTCCTGGGAAAGGTAAGTCAAACACATCCGATCGGCGCCACTCCAGCCCCCTCAGTGACGGCATCGACCTCTCATCGACACAGGCGTgataaaaccaacaaaccgaTACCGCGCTCGTCCAGCATCGACTCGATGGTCGATGCGGTATGGAGCGAATTCCCACCGAGCACCCCGGGAAGCGCCCGGAACTCCGTCTCCACCCAGCCCCCGTCGAATCTCAACATCTTCCTCGGGTCGACACGCCGCGAGAGCATGCTCAGCCCGTCGTCCAACAGGCGGACGAAGCAACAACGTGGCATATTCGGTGAGTACAACTTTTCTGCGTGTGAATCCTGCTGGGGTGTCTGCCGGATGTAAATCCGGTGTCCGGTACGGAACCCATAACAATTCGTTCTAACCCAGATGCCCCGGTGGGCTCCGGGACGCAGTGCATTGAATACTTCTATTATCCGACAACACCGATAACGAGCCATCGGCCATTAGGCCAGGCAACATCGATGGGGCCGTAAAAGGGCACGGACCAAACGATGGATAAATTAAATCTGGTGCACAGCCCGACTCGGCGAAGGGTGCATTAGGTTTGTGCATGATGCGGGGTTTTCACCCAGCCCCAGTCCAAATTGTCATCGGGTGGCCCTTTTCGGTTGTCGTTGAGGTTAGTGTTGCTGATTGTAACACTCGGCATTGATTGGCGGTTTACGTGCCTGGTCATGGTTGTGGTCATCGTTCATTTTCCAACTAAGgcaacccgggggccaccgagAAACGATCCGCTCCGTGGATGTTggaagggggaaaaaaagaacgccAACAATTACGCTGGGACAAACACGGTGACCGGAGGTTGTcttgtttttccctttttcgtccTCAAACCGGCACGTACAGTGTTTCGTATTTAATTTGTTCGATCTGGTATGAAAATGTTGCTAATTGGCCCTGCACTAATGCGCGCGGTGAGGCCCTGACGAATGGTATTCTCTCCGCAATGAAATGCAACTGGACACGTGCAGCAGAAATTGGACGCTTCGGACAAGtgctttttatttgcataCGAACCCGAACCGCATACCGCATCGAGATCTGCCATGTTGCGACGCACAATTGAGTTTAAATTGGGCTACTCGTTAGACTGGTGGAAAGTTCTCGTCGATGAGCGACCGCcggttgttggaaaattattcgCTTCATTAAGAGTTCTGATGTTGTTTCTGAAACGAACGCGGTGGCTTCGACAGATCTTTATTTGATTATGTCGAaacagtttcgagcagttcaaaCGAAG encodes the following:
- the LOC131207114 gene encoding uncharacterized protein LOC131207114; translation: MDDAPPRKSSLSIDRAAFLLLRVKKAFKKKRQQRKDKLTLQNVGEPVGGARPVCGSRALEKRARLSRSLTLPLFNFPGAGAFSKPQPPENTPFKASSNNFLYESKLATSTTPISSSPKILLTADDNTFDYRRKSSGGSSIFAAGSSVLGPSEPHIYEFDEKRSSGDGSVVISITSPGTYPPIPTSKSFGLSSLNFVNFNNVANSGTPSTVGGGFFGSPGNSCNLASSAGLAGSSGYGGAGAGAKRGSDVSVTGGSAQLISNSTNSAIYRLARIINQTTKTNSNCLQHSVNDDSARRLSWERRDKTNKPIPRSSSIDSMVDAVWSEFPPSTPGSARNSVSTQPPSNLNIFLGSTRRESMLSPSSNRRTKQQRGIFGEYNFSACESCWGVCRM